Proteins encoded within one genomic window of Streptomyces taklimakanensis:
- the ligA gene encoding NAD-dependent DNA ligase LigA: MESPDSEARERHARLAREIEEHRFRYYVTTPVVSDADFDALMRELQELEAEYPELATPDSPTQKVAGSYETEFTAVRHRERMLSLDNAFDDEELEGWAERIARELGDVPYHFLCELKVDGLAVNLTYEHGRLTRAATRGDGRTGEDITPNIRTIADIPERLEGARVPALVEIRGEVFIPMERFEELNARLVEAGKPAFANPRNAAAGSLRQKDPRVTAERPLHMVVHGIGAREGLDIDRLSHAYELLREWGLPTAAHNTVVDSIEGVREFIAHFGTNRHSVEHEIDGVVVKLDEIPLQGRLGSTSRAPRWAIAWKYPPEEVNTRLVDIKVSIGRTGRATPFAVVEPVTVAGSEVEFATLHNQDVVKAKGVLIGDTVALRKAGDVIPEILGPVADLRDGSEREFVMPAECPECGTPLRPAKEGDVDLRCPNSRSCPGQLRERLFYLAGRKCLDIEHFGYVVATALTQPLEPAEPPLRDEGDLFDLTLEQLLPIRTHVLDPDSGLPKRDPKTGEEKVVTLFANREGEPRKNTLAMLENIEAAKERPLARVITGLSIRHVGPVAAEALAREFRSLDRIARASEEELAATEGVGPTIAASLKAWFAEDWHREIVEKWRAAGVRMEEEGGDEQGPRPLEGVTVVVTGTLRAYTRDAAKEALQSRGAKVTGSVSKKTGFVVAGDSPGSKYDKAVQLKVPILDDDGLAVLLEQGPDAARKAAVVPADTTADTTADTAAEPTTEPTTE; this comes from the coding sequence ATGGAGAGCCCGGACAGCGAGGCGCGCGAGCGGCACGCGCGGTTGGCCCGGGAGATCGAGGAGCACCGCTTCCGGTACTACGTGACCACTCCGGTCGTCAGCGATGCCGACTTCGACGCCCTGATGCGCGAACTCCAGGAGTTGGAGGCGGAGTACCCGGAGCTGGCCACGCCCGACTCGCCGACGCAGAAGGTGGCCGGCTCCTACGAGACGGAGTTCACCGCCGTCCGACACCGCGAGCGGATGCTGTCGCTGGACAACGCCTTCGACGACGAGGAGCTGGAGGGCTGGGCGGAGCGGATCGCGCGCGAACTGGGCGACGTGCCGTACCACTTCCTGTGCGAGCTGAAGGTGGACGGACTCGCGGTCAACCTGACGTACGAGCACGGCAGGCTGACGCGTGCGGCGACCCGGGGCGACGGCCGCACCGGGGAGGACATCACGCCCAACATCCGCACCATCGCCGACATCCCCGAGCGACTGGAGGGGGCACGGGTCCCGGCGCTGGTGGAGATCCGCGGCGAGGTGTTCATCCCCATGGAGCGCTTCGAGGAGCTGAACGCCCGGTTGGTCGAGGCGGGCAAGCCGGCCTTCGCCAATCCCCGCAACGCGGCGGCCGGTTCGCTGCGACAGAAGGATCCGAGGGTCACCGCGGAGCGCCCGCTGCACATGGTGGTGCACGGCATCGGTGCCCGGGAGGGCCTCGACATCGACCGGCTGTCGCACGCGTACGAACTGCTGCGCGAGTGGGGGCTGCCGACGGCCGCGCACAACACGGTGGTCGATTCCATCGAGGGCGTGCGGGAGTTCATCGCGCACTTCGGCACGAACCGGCACTCGGTGGAACACGAGATCGACGGGGTGGTCGTCAAACTGGACGAGATCCCCCTCCAGGGACGGCTGGGGTCCACCTCGCGGGCGCCCCGCTGGGCGATCGCCTGGAAGTACCCGCCGGAGGAGGTCAACACCCGGCTGGTGGACATCAAGGTGAGCATCGGCCGCACCGGGCGGGCCACGCCGTTCGCGGTGGTGGAGCCGGTGACGGTGGCCGGTTCGGAGGTGGAGTTCGCCACCCTCCACAACCAGGACGTGGTCAAGGCCAAGGGCGTCCTGATCGGGGACACGGTGGCGCTGCGCAAGGCGGGCGACGTCATCCCCGAGATCCTGGGCCCGGTGGCCGACCTGCGGGACGGCAGCGAGCGGGAGTTCGTGATGCCGGCCGAGTGCCCGGAGTGCGGCACCCCGCTCAGGCCCGCCAAGGAGGGCGACGTCGATCTGCGCTGCCCCAACTCCCGCTCCTGTCCGGGGCAGTTGCGCGAGCGCCTGTTCTACCTGGCGGGCCGCAAGTGCCTGGACATCGAGCACTTCGGGTACGTGGTGGCCACCGCGCTGACCCAGCCGCTGGAGCCGGCCGAGCCACCGCTGAGGGACGAGGGGGATCTGTTCGACCTCACCCTGGAACAGCTGCTGCCCATCAGGACCCACGTCCTGGATCCGGACAGCGGCCTGCCCAAGCGGGATCCGAAGACGGGCGAGGAGAAGGTCGTCACCCTCTTCGCCAACCGTGAGGGCGAACCGCGCAAGAACACCCTGGCGATGCTGGAGAACATCGAGGCGGCCAAGGAGCGTCCGCTGGCGCGGGTCATCACCGGCCTGTCGATCCGTCACGTGGGTCCGGTGGCGGCCGAGGCACTGGCGCGGGAGTTCCGTTCGCTGGATCGGATCGCCCGGGCGTCGGAGGAGGAACTGGCCGCCACCGAGGGGGTCGGCCCGACCATCGCGGCCTCGCTCAAGGCGTGGTTCGCCGAGGACTGGCACCGCGAGATCGTCGAGAAGTGGCGGGCCGCCGGCGTCCGGATGGAGGAGGAGGGCGGCGACGAGCAGGGGCCGCGCCCGCTGGAGGGCGTCACCGTCGTCGTCACCGGGACGCTCCGGGCGTACACACGGGACGCGGCGAAGGAGGCACTGCAGAGCCGTGGAGCAAAAGTGACCGGTTCTGTTTCAAAGAAGACCGGTTTTGTTGTGGCAGGAGACAGTCCTGGATCGAAATACGACAAGGCTGTGCAACTAAAGGTCCCGATCCTGGACGACGACGGACTGGCCGTCCTCCTGGAGCAAGGTCCCGACGCCGCGCGGAAGGCCGCTGTCGTTCCCGCCGACACCACTGCCGACACCACTGCCGACACCGCCGCGGAGCCCACCACGGAGCCCACCACGGAGTGA
- the gatC gene encoding Asp-tRNA(Asn)/Glu-tRNA(Gln) amidotransferase subunit GatC — protein sequence MPGITREEVAHLARLARLELKDEELDHFAGQLDDIIGAVARVSDVADEDVPPTSHPLPLTNVMRPDEVRPSLTPEQALSGAPAQEQQRFKVPQILGEE from the coding sequence ATGCCTGGCATCACGCGCGAGGAGGTCGCCCACCTCGCCCGGCTGGCGCGTCTGGAGCTGAAGGACGAAGAGCTCGACCACTTCGCCGGACAGCTCGACGACATCATCGGTGCGGTCGCCCGCGTCTCCGATGTCGCCGACGAGGACGTACCGCCGACCTCCCACCCGCTGCCGCTGACCAACGTCATGCGCCCGGACGAGGTCCGTCCGTCGCTGACCCCCGAGCAGGCGCTCTCCGGCGCCCCGGCCCAGGAGCAGCAGCGTTTCAAGGTGCCGCAGATCCTGGGGGAGGAGTGA
- a CDS encoding SDR family oxidoreductase, which yields MGTHVITGAGSGIGAAIAERLSERGDELWLLARDAGRARELAGRFPGARTLVGDLAEPERLSWALSHQELPQEVDSLLHVAGVVDLGTVDELTPKVWNATLAVNLVAPAELTRLLLPQLRLARGHVVFVNSGAGLNANPQWGAYAASKHGLKALADALRAEEKGGGVRVTSVYPGRTATPMQVKVHRQEGREYDPGRWITPEAVATTVLTALDLPEDAEITDLRVRPSA from the coding sequence ATGGGAACGCATGTGATCACCGGGGCGGGCTCCGGCATCGGGGCCGCGATCGCCGAGCGGCTGAGCGAGCGCGGCGACGAGTTGTGGCTGCTGGCGCGGGACGCGGGACGGGCGAGGGAACTGGCCGGGCGCTTCCCCGGCGCCCGCACCCTGGTCGGGGATCTGGCCGAACCCGAGCGGCTGTCGTGGGCGCTGTCCCACCAGGAACTTCCGCAGGAGGTGGACTCCCTGCTGCACGTGGCCGGCGTCGTGGACCTCGGCACGGTCGACGAGCTGACCCCGAAGGTGTGGAACGCCACCCTGGCGGTGAACCTGGTCGCCCCGGCCGAGCTGACCCGGCTGCTGCTGCCGCAGCTCCGCCTGGCCCGCGGCCACGTGGTCTTCGTCAACTCCGGCGCGGGGCTGAACGCCAACCCGCAGTGGGGTGCCTACGCCGCGAGCAAGCACGGCCTGAAGGCGCTGGCCGACGCGCTGCGGGCGGAGGAGAAGGGCGGCGGGGTGCGCGTCACCTCCGTCTACCCGGGCCGCACCGCCACGCCGATGCAGGTCAAGGTGCACCGGCAGGAGGGCAGGGAGTACGACCCGGGGCGCTGGATCACCCCCGAGGCGGTGGCCACCACCGTCCTGACCGCCCTCGATCTGCCGGAGGACGCGGAGATCACCGACCTGAGGGTGAGGCCGTCGGCATGA
- a CDS encoding DUF6191 domain-containing protein: protein MFNLVEELFSPGRRHTDDERRRLEHTRVEEGDHDPGSGPIDLSSGQVLIRPQRPAPAEETDPAAERD from the coding sequence ATGTTCAACCTGGTCGAGGAGTTGTTCAGTCCCGGCCGGCGCCACACCGACGACGAGCGCAGGCGGCTGGAGCACACCCGGGTGGAGGAGGGCGACCACGATCCGGGAAGCGGGCCCATCGACCTCTCCTCGGGACAGGTCCTGATAAGGCCCCAGCGTCCGGCCCCCGCCGAGGAGACCGACCCGGCGGCGGAGCGGGACTGA
- the gatA gene encoding Asp-tRNA(Asn)/Glu-tRNA(Gln) amidotransferase subunit GatA codes for MTSTSDLTRLTAAETAARIASGETSAVEVAEAHLARIEAVDEKVNAFLHVDREGALARARAVDAKRARGEELGPLAGVPLALKDIFTTEGVPTTVGSKILEGWIPPYDATVTRRLKDADVVVLGKTNMDEFAMGSSTENSAYGPTRNPWDLTRIPGGSGGGSSAALASHQAPLAIGTDTGGSIRQPAAVTGTVGVKPTYGGVSRYGMVAFSSSLDQGGPCARTVLDAALLHEVIAGHDPMDSTSIDAPVPPVVAAARDGNVQGLRVGVVKELGGEGYQAGVMRRFTESVELLRELGAEIVEISCPSFDRALAAYYLIAPSECSSNLARFDAMRYGLRVGDDGGHSAEEVTSLTREAGFGPEVKRRIMLGTYALSSGYYDAYYGSAQKVRTLIKRDFDAAFGKVDVLVSPTTPTTAFPIGERADDPMAMYLADLCTIPANLAGNAAMSLPCGLAPEDGLPVGLQIIAPAMADDRLYRVGAAVEAAFQARWGHPLLEEAPAL; via the coding sequence GTGACCAGCACCAGTGACCTGACCCGGCTCACCGCGGCCGAGACCGCCGCGCGCATCGCCTCCGGCGAGACCAGCGCCGTGGAGGTGGCCGAGGCCCACCTCGCCCGCATCGAGGCCGTCGACGAGAAGGTCAACGCCTTCCTCCACGTCGACCGCGAGGGCGCCCTGGCCCGTGCCCGCGCCGTGGACGCCAAGCGCGCCCGCGGCGAGGAGCTCGGCCCGCTCGCCGGCGTCCCGCTCGCGCTCAAGGACATCTTCACCACCGAGGGCGTCCCCACCACCGTCGGCTCCAAGATCCTCGAAGGGTGGATCCCGCCGTACGACGCCACGGTCACCAGGCGCCTCAAGGACGCGGACGTGGTGGTGTTGGGCAAGACCAACATGGACGAGTTCGCCATGGGCTCCTCCACCGAGAACAGCGCCTACGGCCCCACCCGCAACCCCTGGGACCTCACCCGCATCCCGGGCGGCTCCGGCGGCGGCTCCTCGGCGGCGCTCGCCTCCCACCAGGCCCCGCTGGCCATCGGCACCGACACCGGCGGCTCCATCCGCCAGCCGGCGGCCGTCACCGGCACCGTCGGCGTCAAGCCGACCTACGGCGGCGTCTCCCGCTACGGCATGGTCGCCTTCTCCTCCTCCCTGGACCAGGGCGGCCCCTGCGCCCGCACCGTGCTGGACGCGGCCCTGCTGCACGAGGTGATCGCCGGACACGACCCGATGGACTCCACCTCCATCGACGCCCCCGTCCCGCCGGTGGTCGCCGCCGCCCGCGACGGGAACGTCCAGGGGCTGCGCGTCGGCGTGGTCAAGGAGCTCGGCGGCGAGGGCTACCAGGCCGGGGTGATGCGGCGCTTCACCGAGTCCGTGGAGCTGCTGCGCGAACTGGGCGCCGAGATCGTCGAGATCTCCTGCCCGTCCTTCGACAGGGCGCTGGCCGCGTACTACCTGATCGCGCCGTCGGAGTGCTCCTCCAACCTGGCCCGCTTCGACGCCATGCGCTACGGCCTGCGCGTCGGCGACGACGGTGGCCACTCCGCGGAGGAGGTCACCTCCCTCACCCGCGAGGCGGGCTTCGGCCCCGAGGTCAAGCGCCGCATCATGCTCGGCACCTACGCGCTGTCCTCCGGCTACTACGACGCCTACTACGGCTCCGCCCAGAAGGTGCGCACGCTCATCAAGCGCGACTTCGACGCGGCGTTCGGGAAGGTGGACGTGCTGGTCTCGCCGACCACCCCCACCACCGCCTTCCCCATCGGGGAACGCGCCGACGACCCGATGGCCATGTACCTGGCGGACCTGTGCACCATCCCCGCCAACCTGGCGGGCAACGCGGCCATGTCGCTGCCGTGCGGCCTGGCCCCCGAGGACGGCCTGCCGGTGGGGTTGCAGATCATCGCCCCCGCCATGGCCGACGACCGGCTGTACCGTGTCGGAGCCGCGGTCGAGGCCGCGTTCCAGGCACGGTGGGGCCACCCGCTGCTGGAGGAGGCACCCGCGCTGTGA
- the gatB gene encoding Asp-tRNA(Asn)/Glu-tRNA(Gln) amidotransferase subunit GatB produces the protein MTVTELVSYEDALASYDPVMGLEVHVELGTRTKMFCGCSTALGAEPNTQTCPVCLGMPGSLPVVNATAVESAVRIGLALNCEIAEWCRFARKNYFYPDMPKNFQISQYDEPIAFDGYLDVQLEDGEVFRVGIERAHMEEDTGKSTHIGGATGRIHGASHSLLDYNRAGIPLIEIVTKPITGAGERAPEVARAYVAELRELIRALGVSEARMEMGQLRCDVNLSLRPNGTETFGTRSETKNVNSLRSVERATRFEIQRHAALLDAGEKVVQETRHFHEDDGTTTSGRVKEEAEDYRYFPEPDLVPVAPAREWVEKLRAELPELPRVRRNRLREEWGISEHEMQSVLNAGAIEPIVATIDAGAPADQARKWWMGELARRANEQGTELSALPIAPAQVARVCALVAEGSLNDKLARQTIEGVLAGEGDPDEVVEKRGLKVVSDTGALGKAVDEAIAANPEVAEKIRGGKVAAAGALVGAVMKATRGQADAARARELILEKLGVQG, from the coding sequence GTGACTGTCACTGAACTGGTGTCGTACGAGGACGCGCTGGCCTCCTACGACCCCGTCATGGGCCTGGAGGTCCATGTCGAGCTGGGCACCAGGACCAAGATGTTCTGCGGTTGCTCCACAGCGCTGGGCGCCGAGCCCAACACCCAGACCTGCCCGGTCTGCCTCGGCATGCCCGGTTCCCTGCCGGTGGTCAACGCGACCGCGGTGGAGTCCGCCGTCCGGATCGGCCTCGCGCTCAACTGCGAGATCGCCGAGTGGTGCCGATTCGCCCGGAAGAACTACTTCTATCCGGACATGCCGAAGAACTTCCAGATCTCCCAGTACGACGAGCCGATCGCCTTCGACGGCTACCTCGACGTGCAACTGGAGGACGGCGAGGTCTTCCGGGTGGGCATCGAGCGCGCCCACATGGAGGAGGACACCGGCAAGTCCACCCACATCGGCGGCGCCACCGGCCGCATCCACGGCGCCTCGCACTCGCTGCTGGACTACAACCGGGCCGGCATCCCCCTCATCGAGATCGTCACCAAGCCGATCACCGGTGCCGGGGAGCGCGCCCCCGAGGTGGCCCGTGCCTACGTCGCCGAGCTGCGCGAACTCATCCGTGCCCTGGGAGTGTCCGAGGCCCGGATGGAGATGGGGCAGCTGCGCTGCGACGTCAACCTGTCGCTGCGCCCGAACGGCACCGAGACGTTCGGCACCCGCAGCGAGACCAAGAACGTCAACTCGCTGCGCAGCGTGGAGCGGGCCACCCGCTTCGAGATCCAGCGCCACGCCGCGCTGCTGGACGCGGGGGAGAAGGTCGTCCAGGAGACCCGCCACTTCCACGAGGACGACGGCACCACCACCTCCGGCCGCGTCAAGGAGGAGGCGGAGGACTACCGCTACTTCCCCGAGCCGGACCTGGTGCCCGTCGCGCCCGCCCGCGAGTGGGTGGAGAAGCTCCGGGCCGAGCTGCCCGAGCTGCCGCGGGTGCGCCGCAACCGGCTGCGCGAGGAGTGGGGCATCTCCGAGCACGAGATGCAGTCCGTCCTCAACGCCGGCGCCATCGAACCGATCGTCGCCACCATCGACGCGGGCGCCCCGGCCGACCAGGCCCGCAAGTGGTGGATGGGCGAGCTGGCCCGTCGGGCCAACGAGCAGGGCACCGAGCTGTCCGCCCTGCCCATCGCCCCGGCCCAGGTGGCCCGGGTGTGCGCGCTGGTCGCCGAGGGATCCCTCAACGACAAGCTGGCCCGGCAGACCATCGAGGGCGTCCTCGCGGGCGAGGGCGACCCGGATGAGGTCGTGGAGAAGCGCGGCCTGAAGGTGGTCTCGGACACCGGCGCGCTGGGCAAGGCCGTGGACGAGGCGATCGCCGCCAACCCGGAGGTCGCCGAGAAGATCCGTGGCGGCAAGGTGGCCGCGGCGGGGGCCCTCGTCGGCGCCGTGATGAAGGCCACCCGCGGTCAGGCGGACGCCGCCCGCGCCCGCGAACTCATCCTGGAGAAGCTGGGCGTCCAGGGCTGA
- a CDS encoding putative bifunctional diguanylate cyclase/phosphodiesterase: protein MQRQPRDRGRQWLRHGHPQAPPGKSSDGVPLPLRLIALEVPGLSLAVVAVAGAALAVGFFRVVSEGHALFPGGVPGWSFAVLTGLIVGHLVALGRDRWWGGTGSGATLTLAILLLYGWIPATLVSLAVVVLVGTARRHHWRQAARNGAVDILGIGAAALCLAAFGVHPSVERPWLPDAWSPYTVPEVLLAACAYLVVTRVLLWYALARRRDGLPTVARTALVRQGLVAVALLGISPLIVVVAAHTPPLLPLFAVPLISLDSALWIARARAEEQLRDPLTGLANRQWLLERTWSALDEADRMGARSALVLIDLDRFRSVNDTLGHLAGDRLLLQIAERLRTALPRGAEVARLGGDEFAVLLPLADSPTSAQRVARALVSALGSPLDLDGLTLELEASAGVAVFPDHAGEAEGLLRRADVAMYQAKRDRSGVEVYEATRDGNTPDRLGLLGDLRRALDAGEIELHYQPKVGFDGSVSGLEALVRWVHPERGRVPPDEFIAIAETSGLMPRLTEYVLETALAQVARWRAQGLRAPVAVNVSPRDVHSPGFAGSVAARLARHGVPAGALQLEITEHVLLEDPQQAADTLAALTGHGVRMSLDDFGTGYSSLVHLRRLPVSELKIDRSFVARLAVDAEDAEIVRCTVDLAHSLGLLVVAEGVEDDETWERLRALGCDAVQGWLVSAALPPAEATAWLRARDGVPPVVEGAAPALPGPGGQGIERSHGQPAR, encoded by the coding sequence ATGCAGCGACAACCCCGGGACCGGGGACGGCAGTGGCTCCGCCACGGGCACCCGCAGGCCCCGCCGGGCAAGAGCTCCGACGGCGTGCCGCTCCCGCTGCGTCTGATCGCGCTGGAGGTCCCCGGCCTCTCCCTCGCGGTCGTCGCCGTCGCCGGTGCCGCGCTGGCCGTCGGCTTCTTCCGAGTGGTCTCCGAGGGCCACGCGCTCTTCCCCGGCGGCGTGCCGGGCTGGTCCTTCGCCGTCCTCACCGGTCTGATCGTCGGTCACCTGGTGGCCCTGGGGCGGGACCGCTGGTGGGGTGGCACCGGATCCGGTGCCACCCTCACCCTGGCCATCCTGCTGCTGTACGGCTGGATCCCGGCCACCCTGGTCAGCCTCGCCGTCGTGGTGCTGGTCGGCACGGCCCGACGGCACCACTGGCGACAGGCCGCGCGCAACGGGGCGGTGGACATCCTCGGCATCGGCGCCGCCGCGCTCTGCCTCGCCGCCTTCGGCGTCCACCCCTCCGTGGAACGCCCCTGGCTGCCGGACGCCTGGAGCCCCTACACGGTCCCCGAGGTCCTCCTGGCCGCCTGCGCCTACCTGGTGGTCACCCGGGTGTTGCTGTGGTACGCCCTGGCCCGGCGTCGGGACGGGCTGCCCACCGTCGCCCGCACCGCCCTGGTGCGGCAGGGGCTGGTCGCGGTGGCCCTGCTCGGCATCTCCCCGCTGATCGTGGTGGTCGCCGCCCACACGCCACCGCTGCTGCCGCTGTTCGCCGTGCCGCTGATCTCACTGGACTCCGCCCTGTGGATCGCCCGCGCCCGCGCCGAGGAGCAGCTCCGCGACCCCCTCACCGGGCTCGCCAACCGTCAGTGGCTGCTGGAACGGACCTGGTCCGCCCTGGACGAGGCCGACCGGATGGGGGCCCGCTCCGCCCTCGTCCTCATCGACCTGGACCGCTTCCGCTCGGTCAACGACACCCTCGGTCACCTGGCCGGCGACCGGCTGCTGCTCCAGATAGCGGAGCGGCTGAGGACGGCGCTGCCGCGCGGCGCCGAGGTGGCCCGGCTCGGCGGGGACGAGTTCGCCGTACTGCTCCCGCTCGCCGACTCGCCCACCAGCGCCCAGCGCGTCGCCCGCGCCCTCGTCTCCGCGCTCGGCTCGCCGCTCGACCTGGACGGTCTGACGCTGGAGCTGGAGGCCAGCGCCGGCGTCGCGGTCTTCCCCGACCACGCCGGCGAGGCCGAGGGACTGCTGCGCCGCGCCGACGTCGCGATGTACCAGGCCAAGCGGGACCGCAGCGGGGTGGAGGTCTACGAGGCCACCCGGGACGGCAACACCCCCGACCGCCTGGGCCTGTTGGGCGACCTGCGCCGCGCCCTGGACGCCGGCGAGATCGAGTTGCACTACCAGCCCAAGGTCGGCTTCGACGGCTCCGTCTCCGGCCTGGAGGCCCTGGTCCGCTGGGTGCACCCGGAACGCGGCAGGGTCCCCCCGGACGAGTTCATCGCCATCGCCGAGACCTCCGGCCTGATGCCCCGGCTGACCGAGTACGTGTTGGAGACCGCCCTCGCCCAGGTCGCCCGTTGGCGCGCCCAGGGCCTGAGGGCGCCGGTCGCCGTCAACGTCTCGCCGCGCGACGTGCACAGCCCCGGCTTCGCCGGGTCGGTGGCCGCCCGGCTGGCCCGGCACGGCGTCCCCGCCGGGGCACTGCAACTGGAGATCACCGAGCACGTCCTGCTGGAGGACCCCCAGCAGGCCGCCGACACCCTCGCCGCGCTCACCGGGCACGGTGTGCGGATGTCCCTGGACGACTTCGGCACCGGCTACTCCTCGCTGGTCCACCTGAGACGGCTGCCGGTGAGTGAGCTGAAGATCGACCGCTCCTTCGTGGCCCGGCTCGCCGTGGACGCCGAGGACGCCGAGATCGTGCGCTGCACCGTCGACCTGGCGCACTCCCTGGGTCTGCTGGTCGTCGCCGAGGGGGTGGAGGACGACGAGACCTGGGAGCGTCTGCGCGCCCTGGGCTGTGACGCGGTACAGGGCTGGCTGGTCTCCGCCGCGCTGCCGCCGGCCGAGGCCACCGCCTGGCTGCGGGCGCGCGACGGGGTGCCCCCGGTGGTCGAGGGGGCGGCGCCCGCGCTGCCGGGGCCGGGCGGGCAGGGGATCGAACGCTCCCACGGACAGCCCGCGCGGTAG
- a CDS encoding methionine synthase has translation MSAHAWGTAAATGVGSMPGTDVREAVRTVTGSLERFPYLPELPARGPGADMVGRTAGMLVELPVHLEPSGWRVADAPGHDMRRARSWLGEDLDALEEFTQGYSGALKVSVTGPWTMAASLERRGGEAMLGDAGACRYLTESLAEGLREHLAEVRRRVPGATVVLQLDEPSLPAVLTGRVPTASGYRTHRAVDRGVVEQALRQVVAAAGQDPVVAHCCAPGVPVGLLRRSGVAGISLDLSLLTERDDEAVGEAVEGGTALFAGIVPAADAGSSGLSDPGGSVMGVRTLWRRLGLSPELLARSVVVTPACGLAGASPAYARAALAHCVRAARSLADDPE, from the coding sequence ATGAGCGCCCACGCGTGGGGGACGGCCGCCGCCACCGGCGTCGGCTCGATGCCCGGGACCGACGTGCGGGAGGCGGTCAGGACCGTCACCGGGTCCCTGGAGCGGTTCCCGTACCTGCCGGAGCTGCCCGCGCGCGGGCCGGGCGCGGACATGGTCGGGCGGACGGCCGGGATGCTGGTGGAGCTGCCCGTCCACCTGGAGCCCAGCGGCTGGCGGGTCGCCGACGCCCCGGGACACGACATGCGGCGCGCCCGCTCCTGGTTGGGCGAGGACCTGGACGCGCTGGAGGAGTTCACCCAGGGGTACTCCGGTGCGCTGAAGGTGTCGGTCACCGGCCCGTGGACGATGGCGGCGTCGTTGGAGCGCCGCGGCGGCGAGGCGATGCTCGGCGACGCCGGCGCCTGCCGCTACCTGACCGAGTCCCTGGCCGAGGGGCTGCGCGAGCACCTGGCCGAGGTACGGCGGCGGGTGCCGGGCGCGACGGTCGTGCTCCAGCTCGACGAGCCGTCGCTGCCGGCGGTGCTGACCGGTCGGGTGCCCACCGCCAGCGGCTACCGCACCCACCGGGCCGTGGACCGGGGCGTGGTCGAACAGGCGCTGCGGCAGGTGGTGGCGGCCGCCGGGCAGGATCCGGTGGTGGCGCACTGCTGCGCGCCGGGAGTGCCCGTCGGACTGCTGCGCCGGTCGGGCGTGGCCGGGATCTCGCTCGACCTCTCCCTGCTCACCGAGCGTGACGACGAGGCGGTCGGCGAGGCGGTCGAGGGCGGCACGGCGCTGTTCGCGGGGATCGTGCCCGCGGCGGATGCGGGGTCGAGCGGATTGTCGGACCCGGGCGGTAGCGTCATGGGTGTCAGGACGCTGTGGCGCAGGCTGGGGCTGTCCCCGGAGCTGCTGGCGCGGTCGGTGGTGGTCACGCCCGCCTGCGGACTGGCGGGCGCCTCCCCGGCGTACGCGCGGGCGGCGCTGGCGCACTGTGTCCGGGCGGCGCGATCGCTCGCCGACGACCCTGAGTGA